One Campylobacter sp. RM16192 genomic region harbors:
- a CDS encoding autotransporter domain-containing protein produces the protein MEISKVVCGVLAGVALSSTSFAADYDLKDIPQIQAVNLDDDIAKSEKEKNEAKKEQGENNKLLEGLKNQKNQKEQEKANAEKELKDKRDKVEVLDRNIKNKEQEVDKLTREEAGLQNAITSAQEEIERANKKIEEINTEIERLEQEKQSAIDESSKKEFEKKIEAEKSKKKGIEEGKKATENDIAGNLSNQLQKKQEALEETKKEKSQFETQLTQAQQELNQLEPEKQQIIQKAEQEIQRLDGEIDTLNEKIKKQQEKIDKIEKELRDAKKQKLFSGNELSAEQKDVLRALLEFKGNDVVNAIISQGTAEEISEFVRSNATSINQTLESLNKGLQTDIINFSSDLSTNTRLAKLSNPFKGDLALAYAVKNLSGEMFADNGDSMASVVKYYTDRFNYDNNLWGNIIGAKGKVKDGGNPELYGFTLGYDKAFDNVIFGGFITYAKSKVDFSMVENKADNYQIGVYSRAYIDNHEIDVKISMGIAKNKLDRSVKVGLDTLDQTGRYNSYLASFSLDYGYVTKLSDTMFIKPTIGFGYSFVKNKAFNESGDLPLSYNANRSKVLNLRASGEFRKYVNDGSYLYVAPGVERELYKSVDDNIVRFVGSNKDIIFKNNDKKSTYFTLQTGADFKITESLSTNLNFGVKAKSKEQFYNGSIGLKYKF, from the coding sequence ATGGAAATTTCAAAAGTTGTTTGTGGGGTATTGGCGGGGGTGGCTTTAAGCTCAACCTCTTTTGCTGCGGATTATGATTTAAAAGATATACCGCAGATACAGGCTGTAAATTTAGACGATGATATAGCAAAATCAGAAAAAGAAAAAAATGAAGCCAAAAAAGAGCAAGGTGAAAATAATAAGCTTCTTGAGGGTTTGAAAAACCAAAAAAATCAAAAAGAACAAGAAAAGGCAAACGCCGAGAAAGAACTTAAAGATAAAAGGGATAAAGTTGAGGTTTTAGATAGAAATATTAAAAATAAAGAACAAGAAGTAGATAAACTTACTAGGGAAGAAGCTGGACTTCAAAATGCAATTACATCAGCTCAAGAGGAAATTGAACGTGCAAATAAAAAAATTGAAGAAATAAATACAGAGATTGAAAGGCTAGAGCAAGAAAAGCAATCTGCTATTGACGAATCTTCAAAAAAAGAGTTTGAAAAAAAAATAGAGGCAGAAAAGAGTAAAAAAAAAGGTATAGAGGAGGGTAAAAAAGCAACCGAAAATGATATTGCTGGAAACCTTTCAAATCAATTACAGAAGAAGCAAGAAGCCCTAGAAGAAACTAAAAAAGAGAAAAGCCAATTTGAGACTCAACTTACTCAAGCGCAGCAAGAGCTAAACCAATTAGAACCAGAAAAACAACAAATAATACAAAAGGCCGAACAAGAGATACAGAGATTAGATGGTGAGATAGATACTTTAAATGAAAAGATTAAAAAGCAACAAGAGAAGATAGATAAGATAGAAAAAGAACTTAGGGATGCAAAAAAACAAAAGTTGTTTTCAGGAAATGAACTTAGCGCTGAACAAAAGGATGTTTTAAGAGCATTGCTTGAGTTTAAAGGAAATGATGTAGTAAATGCTATCATATCACAAGGAACAGCTGAGGAAATTTCAGAATTTGTAAGATCAAATGCTACATCTATCAACCAAACTTTAGAGTCGTTAAATAAAGGATTACAAACGGATATTATAAATTTTAGCTCAGACTTATCGACAAATACTCGTCTTGCTAAGCTAAGCAATCCTTTTAAGGGTGATCTTGCTCTTGCATATGCCGTTAAAAATTTAAGCGGAGAGATGTTTGCAGATAACGGCGACTCTATGGCTTCTGTGGTTAAATATTATACAGATAGATTTAATTATGACAATAACTTGTGGGGCAACATCATAGGAGCAAAAGGCAAAGTAAAAGACGGCGGCAATCCTGAGCTTTACGGATTTACTTTAGGATATGATAAAGCCTTTGATAATGTTATATTTGGTGGTTTTATTACTTATGCTAAGTCAAAAGTTGATTTTAGCATGGTTGAAAACAAGGCGGACAACTATCAAATAGGCGTTTACTCAAGAGCCTATATAGATAACCACGAGATAGACGTCAAAATTTCTATGGGAATAGCTAAAAATAAGCTAGATAGAAGCGTTAAAGTAGGCCTAGACACTCTTGATCAAACTGGCAGATACAACTCATACTTAGCGTCTTTCTCTTTGGACTACGGATATGTGACAAAGCTTAGCGATACTATGTTTATCAAGCCTACGATAGGTTTTGGATACTCTTTTGTAAAAAATAAAGCGTTTAACGAAAGCGGAGATTTGCCTTTGTCATACAATGCAAATAGATCTAAAGTCTTAAATTTAAGAGCATCGGGCGAATTTAGAAAGTATGTTAATGACGGAAGTTACTTGTATGTAGCGCCTGGAGTGGAAAGAGAACTTTATAAGAGTGTTGATGATAATATAGTAAGATTTGTAGGATCAAATAAAGATATTATCTTTAAAAATAACGATAAAAAATCAACATATTTCACACTTCAAACAGGTGCAGATTTTAAAATAACTGAAAGTTTAAGTACAAATCTAAATTTTGGCGTAAAAGCTAAATCAAAAGAGCAATTTTATAACGGAAGCATAGGATTGAAGTATAAATTCTAA
- a CDS encoding non-canonical purine NTP pyrophosphatase: MKILLATSNKGKVKEIKSFLKEYEIYALSEICEPFEIIEDGSSFKDNALIKARAVYNKICELNLQDEFIALSDDSGISVDALGGRPGIYSARFSEPATDEANRAKLIFELKELDLSSSPAHYTACIAVASKFGEFSMHGFMYGTAITEERGENGFGYDALFIPNGLNKTLGELDDDIKLEISHRSKGLELAKFVLTSIEKKFNRSKFIKSSN, translated from the coding sequence GTGAAAATATTACTAGCCACATCAAATAAAGGCAAAGTTAAAGAGATAAAAAGCTTCCTAAAAGAGTATGAAATTTACGCTTTAAGTGAGATTTGTGAGCCTTTTGAGATCATTGAGGACGGAAGTAGCTTTAAAGATAATGCACTCATTAAAGCAAGAGCGGTTTATAATAAAATTTGCGAGCTAAATTTGCAAGACGAATTTATAGCTTTAAGCGATGATAGCGGCATTAGCGTTGATGCTCTTGGCGGAAGACCTGGAATTTATTCTGCCAGATTTAGCGAGCCGGCAACAGACGAGGCAAATAGAGCTAAACTGATCTTTGAGCTAAAAGAGCTAGATTTAAGCTCATCGCCAGCGCATTATACAGCTTGTATTGCGGTTGCAAGCAAATTTGGAGAGTTTAGCATGCACGGCTTTATGTACGGAACTGCAATTACGGAAGAAAGAGGCGAAAACGGCTTTGGCTATGACGCGCTATTTATACCAAATGGCCTTAATAAAACCCTTGGAGAGCTTGATGACGATATTAAGCTTGAAATTTCTCACCGATCAAAGGGCTTAGAGCTAGCAAAATTTGTACTAACAAGCATTGAAAAGAAATTTAATCGATCTAAATTTATAAAATCTTCTAATTAA
- a CDS encoding autotransporter outer membrane beta-barrel domain-containing protein gives MKFSKIACVALMSVALSSGAYANLDDKWLEIKKSEAKYNLANIIKEKLPNLFNDISKFETVNKKADVPESFKEAIKEILKASRVANSDDLDIDLGNSFKSTGTVTINNQTVTLEVLEVDSSTEPEITITTNGKTDSFKIALDSDELDITLNSEGANSALQDIANNVKQQKATDESNIEEAKKEIKKIIEVRDDKGKLTGGLIFEIGENVKQATNEYETALVQDANNVKNSHADYLVKNQDRIMAEKDKAITDAQKELDAKIAELNKGTAVSIKSNSATKVQIQVEKLNDLGKSTGFENDYTKLTSTKSVVEVTTAIANLKTAIDNGVVIKEGDKVLTKADLEAIKVTEDKRVEIADRLAPIVGATNGDGARKVIATANAAIANVNLGHSANDTKAAEDKKSEILASFVADGVADNYVKKGQQALGDENSGAIKDFNNAKKTFEDAVKAFNNPAVKLLDKTPEGVEKQVLNIKNLSEKLTAAKAKDDTAENLKERADLLKQAIDSGAIVKNKEDGNKPLTKEAIDAILASSDNEATKKVKLDNIIGANDADEHSVLKSLKDAEGQLQPLNGYVENISTTKKFLIDAKANYLDLAKIRANMITKKPDSKLSSTQSGQILKGLADIVVDNEIAGNTLAGKDVADVVNFANANEVSIKQAISSMTQTADIDIVKFSSNLSTNTRLAKLSNPFNEDLALAYAVKNLEGEKFADNGNSLSSVVKGYTDRYNYDNNLWGNIIGAKGKIKDGANPELYGFTLGYDKAFDNTIVGGFLTYAKSKLDGDLIENKANNYQIGLYTRTFVDNHEIDTKLSIGTSKNKLDRQVVDGLKTYDQKGDYKTIFASVAFDYGYVVALSDTAFVKPIIGVEYAYAKNKAFDESGKLPLAYNANTSKTLALKAAAEFRKYVENGNYLYITPGLESEIYKKSGDMIARFVGSTTDINFGANDKKSTYFTLQTGAEMKLTENLSTNINFGAKYKSKEQYYNGTLGLKYKF, from the coding sequence ATGAAATTTTCAAAAATTGCTTGCGTCGCACTTATGAGTGTCGCGCTTAGTTCAGGTGCTTATGCAAATCTTGATGATAAATGGCTTGAGATAAAAAAGTCAGAGGCAAAATATAATTTAGCCAATATTATAAAAGAAAAACTTCCAAATCTTTTTAATGACATAAGTAAATTTGAAACAGTAAATAAGAAAGCTGATGTTCCAGAAAGTTTTAAAGAGGCTATAAAGGAGATTTTAAAAGCTTCAAGAGTTGCAAATTCTGACGACTTGGATATTGATTTAGGAAACAGCTTTAAATCAACCGGAACTGTGACAATTAATAATCAAACTGTAACATTAGAAGTTTTAGAAGTAGATAGTTCAACAGAGCCAGAAATAACAATAACAACCAATGGAAAAACAGACAGTTTTAAAATTGCATTAGACAGTGACGAACTGGATATTACCTTAAACTCAGAAGGTGCAAATTCTGCATTGCAAGATATAGCAAACAATGTCAAACAACAAAAAGCAACCGATGAAAGTAACATTGAGGAAGCAAAAAAAGAGATAAAAAAAATTATAGAAGTTAGAGATGACAAAGGAAAACTTACAGGAGGTCTTATATTTGAAATAGGCGAGAATGTAAAACAAGCTACGAATGAATATGAAACTGCATTGGTACAGGATGCAAATAATGTAAAAAACTCACATGCTGATTACCTAGTAAAAAATCAAGATAGAATAATGGCTGAAAAAGATAAAGCTATTACAGATGCTCAAAAAGAATTAGATGCAAAAATAGCAGAATTAAATAAAGGCACAGCAGTATCTATAAAAAGTAATTCAGCAACTAAAGTACAAATTCAAGTGGAAAAATTGAACGATCTTGGAAAATCAACAGGTTTTGAAAATGATTATACAAAACTTACATCAACCAAGTCGGTTGTCGAAGTTACAACTGCTATCGCAAATCTTAAAACAGCAATAGATAATGGTGTAGTTATAAAAGAAGGTGATAAAGTCTTAACTAAAGCAGATTTGGAAGCTATAAAAGTTACTGAAGATAAAAGAGTCGAAATAGCCGACAGACTAGCTCCTATAGTTGGTGCAACTAATGGAGATGGTGCTAGAAAAGTTATAGCAACAGCAAATGCAGCTATAGCTAATGTTAATCTTGGTCATTCTGCTAATGATACAAAAGCTGCTGAAGATAAAAAAAGCGAAATATTAGCTAGTTTTGTCGCGGATGGTGTTGCAGATAACTATGTAAAAAAAGGGCAACAAGCTCTAGGAGACGAAAATAGCGGTGCTATAAAAGATTTTAACAATGCAAAAAAAACATTTGAAGATGCTGTAAAAGCATTTAATAATCCAGCGGTAAAACTACTTGACAAAACACCAGAAGGCGTAGAAAAACAAGTTTTAAATATTAAAAATTTATCTGAAAAACTAACTGCAGCAAAAGCCAAGGATGATACCGCAGAAAATTTAAAAGAGAGAGCAGACCTTCTAAAACAGGCTATTGATAGTGGAGCTATTGTTAAAAACAAAGAGGATGGAAATAAACCATTAACAAAAGAGGCTATAGATGCAATTCTTGCCTCAAGTGATAATGAAGCTACAAAAAAAGTAAAACTAGATAATATTATAGGAGCTAATGACGCAGATGAGCATTCTGTACTAAAATCACTAAAAGATGCAGAAGGACAATTGCAACCATTAAATGGTTACGTAGAAAACATATCTACAACAAAAAAATTTCTAATAGATGCTAAAGCTAACTATCTTGATTTAGCTAAAATCAGAGCAAACATGATTACTAAAAAACCTGATTCTAAACTATCATCAACACAATCAGGTCAAATTTTAAAAGGACTAGCTGATATAGTTGTAGATAATGAAATAGCAGGCAATACTTTAGCAGGAAAAGACGTAGCAGATGTAGTAAATTTCGCTAACGCAAACGAAGTTTCCATCAAACAAGCCATATCTTCTATGACCCAAACAGCAGACATAGACATAGTAAAATTCAGCTCAAACCTATCTACAAACACTCGTCTTGCTAAACTAAGCAATCCATTCAATGAAGACTTAGCTCTAGCTTATGCTGTTAAAAATTTAGAAGGAGAGAAATTTGCAGACAATGGCAACTCTTTATCTTCAGTAGTTAAAGGTTATACAGATAGATATAACTATGATAACAACCTATGGGGAAATATCATAGGAGCTAAAGGTAAGATAAAAGATGGAGCAAATCCAGAACTATATGGATTTACACTTGGTTATGATAAAGCATTCGATAACACTATAGTTGGTGGATTCCTAACCTATGCTAAATCTAAACTAGATGGAGACCTAATAGAGAACAAAGCTAACAACTATCAAATCGGTCTATATACAAGAACATTTGTAGACAACCACGAGATAGATACTAAACTATCTATAGGAACATCTAAAAATAAACTAGATAGACAAGTTGTTGACGGTCTTAAAACTTATGATCAAAAAGGTGACTACAAAACAATATTTGCAAGTGTAGCATTTGACTATGGTTATGTAGTAGCTCTATCAGATACAGCATTTGTTAAACCTATCATAGGTGTTGAATATGCATATGCTAAAAACAAAGCATTCGATGAAAGTGGAAAACTACCTTTAGCATACAATGCTAATACATCAAAGACACTAGCTCTTAAAGCAGCTGCTGAATTTAGAAAATATGTAGAGAACGGAAACTACCTATATATTACTCCAGGTCTTGAATCTGAAATCTACAAAAAATCAGGAGATATGATTGCAAGATTTGTTGGCTCAACAACAGATATTAACTTCGGTGCTAATGATAAGAAATCAACATACTTTACACTACAAACTGGTGCAGAGATGAAACTAACAGAGAACCTAAGTACAAATATCAACTTTGGTGCAAAATACAAATCTAAAGAGCAATACTACAACGGAACTTTAGGTCTAAAATACAAATTCTAA
- a CDS encoding FAD-binding oxidoreductase yields the protein MILPVGVDEKNFKAAAEKFKKAIGAENVFTEREDVDLYRDAYSPEWDEETEAVPSMAVAPKTVEEVQAIVKIANEHKIPLFPISTGKNLGYGSSAPNRRGDVVVDLKRMNKIIEVDDKRNFCILEPGVTYFELYEYCEKHNLNVMMDIPDPGWGSPVGNALDHGWGYTYGMYRDHFGAHCGMEVVLPNGELMRTGMGALPGAKTFAENKYGYGAYVDGLFAQSNFGIVTKMGFWMMPKPEYYALLSLTAPMREDIVPIVENLNYLEDSFIVGWPLYRSPLNPPYGKPMNPELKSYLTSKGGKPDLEKIQDYALRNKIPYWQIDIPIYGNKEAVYANIEYVKKRFRKIKGAEIKMVQEFALPMSAEQIKQMKHKVSLGIPNMEIFWLSTRGETIEPKDGHVWFSPIIPRDGRELLKCQEVYIDVFHEMGMPSPITPFAHPRSWMYHAFCFMLGFGNSRTDVEHNKKMRKVYRKMVEVAAANGWGDYRAAPTFQDDVMNTYSFNNHILRRFIEQLKDTIDPNGIIAPGRGGIWPKYVRDSREKGGKK from the coding sequence ATGATACTTCCTGTAGGAGTTGATGAGAAAAATTTCAAAGCGGCAGCTGAGAAATTTAAAAAAGCGATCGGTGCTGAAAATGTATTTACCGAAAGAGAGGATGTCGATCTTTATAGAGATGCGTATTCGCCTGAGTGGGACGAGGAGACAGAAGCGGTGCCTTCTATGGCGGTAGCGCCAAAAACGGTAGAAGAGGTACAAGCGATAGTAAAGATCGCAAACGAGCATAAAATTCCACTTTTTCCTATCTCGACCGGTAAAAATTTAGGCTACGGCTCAAGTGCGCCAAATCGCCGCGGTGACGTTGTAGTAGATCTAAAAAGGATGAATAAGATCATAGAGGTTGACGATAAGAGAAATTTCTGTATCCTAGAGCCCGGAGTTACCTACTTTGAGCTTTATGAATACTGCGAAAAGCACAATCTAAACGTGATGATGGACATACCTGATCCAGGCTGGGGCAGTCCTGTAGGCAACGCGCTAGATCACGGCTGGGGCTACACATACGGCATGTATCGCGACCATTTCGGCGCTCACTGCGGCATGGAGGTAGTGCTTCCAAACGGAGAGCTGATGAGAACGGGCATGGGCGCACTTCCTGGAGCAAAGACTTTTGCCGAGAACAAATACGGTTACGGTGCTTACGTGGATGGGCTATTTGCTCAGTCAAATTTCGGAATCGTAACCAAAATGGGTTTTTGGATGATGCCAAAACCTGAGTATTACGCCCTACTTTCGCTAACTGCGCCGATGAGAGAGGATATCGTCCCGATAGTTGAAAATCTAAACTACCTTGAAGACTCATTTATCGTGGGTTGGCCTCTATATAGAAGCCCGCTAAATCCGCCTTACGGCAAGCCGATGAACCCTGAGTTAAAATCATACCTAACAAGCAAGGGCGGCAAGCCTGATCTTGAGAAAATTCAAGACTATGCGCTAAGAAATAAAATTCCATATTGGCAGATAGATATACCGATTTACGGCAACAAAGAAGCAGTTTATGCCAACATCGAATACGTTAAAAAGCGCTTTAGAAAGATAAAAGGTGCGGAGATAAAGATGGTGCAAGAGTTTGCCCTCCCTATGAGTGCTGAACAAATCAAGCAAATGAAGCATAAAGTAAGTCTTGGTATCCCAAATATGGAGATTTTCTGGCTTAGCACTAGAGGTGAAACTATCGAGCCAAAAGACGGTCACGTCTGGTTTTCGCCTATCATACCGCGCGACGGGCGCGAACTGCTTAAGTGCCAAGAGGTCTATATAGACGTATTTCATGAGATGGGTATGCCTTCGCCGATAACTCCGTTTGCACACCCTAGAAGCTGGATGTATCACGCGTTTTGCTTCATGCTTGGCTTTGGCAACTCTCGAACAGACGTAGAGCACAACAAAAAGATGAGAAAAGTGTATAGAAAGATGGTCGAAGTAGCGGCTGCAAACGGCTGGGGCGACTACCGAGCGGCACCGACATTTCAAGATGACGTTATGAATACTTATTCGTTTAACAACCACATCCTAAGACGCTTCATAGAACAGCTTAAAGATACTATCGATCCAAACGGCATCATAGCTCCGGGACGTGGTGGAATTTGGCCAAAATATGTAAGAGACAGCAGAGAAAAAGGCGGTAAAAAATGA
- a CDS encoding c-type cytochrome, with translation MRNLIKITACVALAALACMAGNLNEKQKEGKKIYDTWCLPCHGAGMPGTNALGVLYKDSGIPANLEERTDITPEFVALFVRQGKHSMPFFRKTEINDKELVSLGEYLSRNSK, from the coding sequence ATGAGAAATTTGATAAAGATAACAGCTTGCGTGGCACTTGCGGCTTTAGCTTGTATGGCTGGAAATTTAAATGAAAAGCAAAAAGAGGGAAAGAAAATTTATGACACATGGTGCTTGCCGTGCCATGGCGCAGGAATGCCCGGCACAAACGCTCTTGGCGTGCTTTATAAAGACTCTGGAATTCCTGCAAATTTAGAAGAAAGGACAGATATAACTCCTGAATTTGTGGCACTTTTTGTAAGACAAGGAAAGCATAGCATGCCGTTTTTTAGAAAGACGGAGATAAACGATAAAGAGCTAGTTTCGCTTGGCGAATACCTCTCAAGAAATAGCAAATAA
- a CDS encoding AEC family transporter, which translates to MTFIIPLINGKFSLQNTFKSIVKNPLILACVLGIFVNFLGVRSEIFEPFKLIGTAAITTGLLSVGAGLKFEQIIHLRLDFYLSSFLKLIFYPMIVFIGSTMIDLSPQTVMVCIFFASMPTATSSYILASQMGGDKNLMSVIITLQTLISMVTIWLVYILTSL; encoded by the coding sequence ATGACTTTTATAATACCGCTTATAAACGGCAAATTTTCGCTACAAAATACATTTAAAAGCATAGTAAAAAATCCTCTGATTTTAGCCTGTGTTTTGGGTATTTTTGTAAACTTTTTAGGTGTTAGAAGTGAAATTTTTGAACCCTTCAAGCTCATAGGAACGGCTGCTATCACAACAGGTCTTTTATCAGTGGGAGCTGGATTAAAATTTGAACAAATTATACATTTAAGGCTTGATTTTTATTTATCTAGCTTCTTAAAACTTATTTTTTATCCAATGATAGTTTTTATAGGCTCTACAATGATAGATTTATCGCCACAAACTGTGATGGTTTGTATATTTTTTGCCTCTATGCCTACAGCAACGTCAAGCTATATATTAGCAAGTCAAATGGGAGGCGATAAAAATTTAATGTCGGTTATCATCACGCTTCAGACACTTATCTCGATGGTTACGATATGGCTAGTATATATTTTAACTAGTTTGTAA
- a CDS encoding saccharopine dehydrogenase family protein — translation MKHILIIGAGGVSQVATVKCAMNSDVFTTITLASRTKSKCDAIAKFIKERLGITINTVQIDADDTDAVVELIKQTGADLLLNVALPYQDLTLMDACVKAGIPYIDTANYEHPDTAKFEYKLQWAKDGDFKNADTMALLGSGFDPGVTNVFCAYAQQNLFDEIHEIDILDCNAGDHGYPFATNFNPEINLREVSSKGRYWENGEWIETKPMEIMFQWDYPKIGVKDSYLLYHEELESLVKNIKGIKRIRFFMTFGQSYLTHMKCLENVGMLRIDEVEHNGMKIVPIQFLKTLLPDPASLGPRTKGKTNIGCVIRGIKDGKERQVYIYNVCDHEACYAETGAQAVSYTTGVPAMIGSMMVAKGIWNGKGVFNMEEFDAKPFMDELMKQGLPWEIIEMKPGERYEVVRKI, via the coding sequence ATGAAACATATCTTAATTATCGGAGCCGGCGGAGTAAGCCAAGTGGCAACCGTAAAATGCGCGATGAATAGCGATGTATTTACCACTATCACGCTTGCAAGCCGTACAAAAAGCAAGTGTGATGCGATAGCCAAATTTATAAAAGAGCGCCTTGGAATAACGATAAACACGGTTCAGATCGACGCTGATGACACAGATGCGGTTGTAGAGCTCATCAAGCAAACGGGGGCTGATTTACTGCTAAACGTGGCGCTTCCGTATCAGGATTTGACACTTATGGACGCGTGCGTAAAAGCCGGAATTCCTTATATAGACACAGCAAACTACGAGCATCCTGACACTGCGAAATTTGAATACAAGCTTCAATGGGCAAAGGACGGCGACTTCAAAAACGCAGACACGATGGCTTTACTTGGAAGCGGCTTTGATCCAGGTGTAACAAACGTATTTTGCGCATATGCACAGCAAAATTTGTTCGATGAAATTCACGAGATCGATATCCTAGACTGCAACGCAGGCGATCATGGATATCCGTTTGCCACAAATTTTAACCCTGAGATAAACCTGCGCGAGGTTAGCTCAAAGGGTCGCTACTGGGAAAACGGCGAGTGGATAGAAACCAAGCCAATGGAGATCATGTTTCAGTGGGATTACCCAAAAATAGGTGTGAAAGATAGCTACCTGCTATATCACGAAGAGCTTGAGAGCTTGGTTAAAAATATCAAAGGAATTAAGAGAATTCGCTTCTTTATGACCTTTGGACAAAGCTACTTAACGCACATGAAATGCCTTGAAAACGTCGGCATGCTTCGCATAGACGAGGTCGAGCATAACGGCATGAAAATAGTGCCTATACAGTTTCTTAAAACCCTACTTCCGGACCCTGCGAGCCTTGGTCCAAGAACTAAAGGCAAGACAAATATAGGCTGCGTGATCCGCGGTATCAAAGACGGCAAAGAGCGCCAAGTATATATCTATAATGTCTGCGATCACGAGGCATGCTATGCTGAAACCGGTGCGCAAGCTGTTAGCTACACGACAGGCGTTCCTGCGATGATAGGCTCGATGATGGTAGCTAAGGGAATTTGGAATGGCAAAGGTGTCTTTAACATGGAAGAATTTGACGCTAAGCCTTTCATGGACGAGCTTATGAAGCAAGGCTTGCCGTGGGAGATCATCGAGATGAAACCAGGCGAGAGATACGAGGTAGTAAGAAAGATCTAA